From one Lolium rigidum isolate FL_2022 chromosome 4, APGP_CSIRO_Lrig_0.1, whole genome shotgun sequence genomic stretch:
- the LOC124648958 gene encoding pre-mRNA-splicing factor ATP-dependent RNA helicase DEAH1-like isoform X1, which produces MASDKQLRDWVSDKLMSVQGYSTSVLVKYVIGLAKECSSTGDLVGKLVEYGFSSSAETRSFAADIYAKVPRKGRGISDYQKQEREAAKLVQKQSTYKLLADEEEDDVDNHTSTTASASSKSRKHFRRKAEDQDDGKDDDETVAHNSERSVRRRTEEVDDDDGNDALDEEQEIIRDQQERAQLEKNMKERDAAHTRKLMERQLSKEEQEELIRRAEAMDKNDTSDLRNYSRQAYLQKRRDKKIDEIRDEIIDHEYIFQDVKLTEAEENDFRYKKKIYDLVKEHVDNTDDVPEYRMPEAYDMGEGVNQEKRFSVAMQRYKDPEGKDKMNPFAEQEAWEEHQIGKSKLQFGSKDKKQSGDEYQYIFDDDQIDFVKSSVIEGTQFEDDSDQETIDAKDILKRELQDERKTLPIYKFRDELLKAVDEYQVIVIVGETGSGKTTQIPQYLHEAGYTARGKVACTQPRRVAAMSVAARVSQEMGVKLGHEVGYSIRFEDCTSEKTMIKYMTDGMLLREFLGEPDLAGYSVVMVDEAHERTLSTDILFGLVKDIARFRPDLKLLISSATLDAEKFSDYFDSAPIFKIPGRRYPVEVHYTKAPEADYIDAAIVTILQIHVTQPPGDILVFLTGQEEIETVDEILKHKTRGLGTKIPELNICPIYANLPTELQAKIFETTPEGSRKVVLATNIAETSLTIDGIKYVIDPGFCKIKSYNPRTGMESLLINPISKASANQRAGRSGRTGPGKCFRLYTSYNYMHDLEDNTVPEIQRTNLANVVLTLKSLGIHDLVNFDFMDPPPSEALLKALEQLFALSALNSRGELTKTGRRMAEFPLDPMLSKSIVAAEKYKCSDEVISIASMLSIGNSIFYRPKDKQVHADNARLNFHTGNVGDHIALLNVYNSWKETDFSTQWCYENYIQVRSMKRARDIRDQLEGLLERVEIEVCSNASDLDAIKKAITSGFFHHSARLQKNGSYRTVKNPQTVFVHPSSGLAQLLPRWVIYHELVLTTKEYMRQVTELKPEWLVEIAPHYYQLKDVDDAGSKKLPKGQGRAAL; this is translated from the exons ATGGCGAGCGACAAGCAGCTCAGGGACTGGGTCTCCGACAAGCTCATGTCCGTCCAAGGATACTCGACGAGCGTCCTCGTCAAGTATGTCATTGGGCTAG CTAAGGAATGCTCTTCTACCGGCGACCTCGTGGGGAAGCTCGTCGAGTACGGGTTCTCCTCGTCCGCGGAGACCCGCAGCTTCGCCGCCGACATCTACGCCAAGGTTCCCCGCAAGGGCAGGGGTATCAGT GATTACCAGAAACAGGAAAGGGAGGCAGCGAAGCTTGTGCAGAAACAGAGCACTTACAAGCTGCtggccgatgaggaggaggatgatgttgACAACCACACTTCGACCACGGCCAGTGCATCCTCCAAGAGTAGGAAGCATTTTAGGAGGAAGGCCGAAGACCAAGACGATGGGAAGGATGATGAT GAAACAGTAGCCCACAATTCTGAGAGGAGTGTCCGAAGACGGACAGAAGAGGTGGATGATGATGACGGCAATGATGCCCTTGAC GAAGAGCAAGAAATTATCCGAGACCAACAGGAAAGAGCTCAGCTAGAGAAGAACATGAAAGAAAGAGATGCGGCGCATACTCGAAAG TTGATGGAGCGACAGTTATCTAAGGAAGAACAAG AGGAGCTTATCAGAAGAGCAGAAGCAATGGACAAGAATGACACTTCAGATTTAAG AAATTATTCGAGGCAGGCGTACTTGCAAAAGCGAAGGGACAAAAAAATTGATGAGATCCG GGACGAAATTATTGATCATGAATACATTTTTCAGGACGTGAAACTGACCGAAGCAGAAGAAAATGACTTCAG ATACAAAAAGAAGATATATGATCTTGTCAAGGAGCATGTTGACAATACAGATGATGTTCCTGAG TATAGAATGCCTGAAGCTTATGACATGGGTGAAGGTGTCAATCAAGAAAAGCGGTTCTCTGTAGCAATGCAGCGATACAA AGATCCAGAGGGCAAAGATAAAATGAATCCTTTTGCTGAACAGGAAGCATGGGAAGAACATCAAATAG GAAAGTCGAAACTGCAGTTTGGATCAAAAGATAAAAAGCAGTCTGGTGATGAATATCA GTATATATTCGATGATGATCAAATTGATTTTGTTAAATCATCGGTCATAGAAGGAACTCAG TTTGAAGACGATTCAGACCAAGAGACCATCGATGCAAAAGATATTTTAAAAAGGGAGCTCCAG GATGAGCGGAAAACCCTTCCAATCTATAAATTCAGAGATGAACTGCTCAAGGCTGTTGATGAATATCAG GTTATTGTCATAGTGGGAGAAACCGGCTCTGGTAAAACGACGCAAATACCTCAATATCTTCATGAAGCTGGATATACAGCAAGAGGAAAG GTTGCTTGTACGCAACCTCGTCGAGTGGCAGCCATGAGTGTTGCAGCAAGGGTGTCTCAAGAGATGGGTGTTAAATTGGGACACGAG GTTGGTTACTCCATAAGGTTTGAGGATTGCACCTCCGAGAAAACAATGATTAAATACATGACCGATGGAATGCTTTTGAGGGAGTTTCTTGGAGAACCAGATTTGGCTGGCTATAG TGTTGTCATGGTTGATGAAGCTCATGAGCGTACACTGTCTACTGATATCTTGTTTGGTTTGGTGAAG GACATTGCAAGGTTTCGTCCAGATCTAAAGTTGCTCATTTCAAGTGCAACCCTGGACGCGGAAAAATTTAGCGACTACTTTGATTCAGCTCCGATTTTCAAGATTCCTGGGAGGCGATACCCTGTTGAAGTTCATTATACAAAAGCTCCAGAAGCAGATTACATTGATGCTGCCATTGTCACAATCTTACAGATACATGTGACACAACCCCCTGGTGATATCCTAGTGTTCCTTACAGGGCAGGAAGAAATTGAAACAGTTGATGAAATCCTTAAACACAAAACTAGGGGCTTAGGCACAAAGATTCCTGAACTAAATATATGCCCTATTTATGCAAATCTGCCTACTGAACTACAAGCGAAGATCTTTGAGACAACCCCTGAGGGTTCTCGGAAAGTGGTCCTGGCCACTAATATAGCAGAAACTTCATTAACCATTGATGGTATAAAATATGTTATTGACCCAGGTTTTTGTAAGATCAAGTCATACAACCCCCGTACAGGCATGGAATCCCTGCTTATCAATCCTATCTCAAAGGCGTCAGCAAACCAGAGGGCAGGAAGGTCTGGACGGACAGGGCCAGGAAAATGTTTCCGTCTGTACACAAGTTATAActatatgcatgatcttgaggatAATACTGTTCCTGAGATTCAAAGAACCAACCTTGCGAATGTGGTACTTACACTAAAGAGTCTTGGTATTCATGACTTGGTTAATTTCGATTTTATGGACCCACCCCCTTCAGAGGCCTTGTTGAAGGCCTTGGAACAACTTTTTGCTCTCAGCGCACTCAACAGTCGTGGGGAGTTGACCAAGACTGGAAGACGAATGGCAGAGTTTCCATTAGATCCTATGCTGTCAAAGTCGATAGTAGCTGCCGAGAAATATAAGTGTTCTGATGAGGTCATCTCCATTGCATCTATGTTGTCGATTGGCAATTCTATATTCTATCGTCCGAAGGACAAACAAGTTCATGCAGATAATGCAAGGTTGAACTTCCACACTGGCAATGTTGGGGACCATATAGCTTTACTCAAT GTCTATAACTCGTGGAAAGAAACAGACTTCTCAACTCAATggtgttatgaaaattatatccag GTCCGTAGCATGAAGAGGGCAAGAGATATTCGAGATCAACTGGAGGGACTTCTGGAGAGAGTTGAGATTGAGGTTTGCTCAAACGCCAGTGATTTGGATGCTATTAAAAAGGCGATAACATCAG GTTTCTTCCACCATTCTGCACGTTTGCAGAAGAATGGTTCATATAGAACTGTTAAGAACCCGCAGACTGTCTTTGTCCACCCTAGTTCAGGATTAGCACAG CTACTTCCTCGATGGGTAATATATCACGAATTAGTTCTCACGACAAAAGAGTACATGCGCCAG GTGACGGAACTGAAGCCTGAATGGCTGGTGGAAATTGCTCCACATTACTACCAATTAAAAGATGTGGATGATG CTGGTTCCAAGAAACTACCCAAGGGGCAAGGACGAGCTGCGTTGTAG
- the LOC124648958 gene encoding pre-mRNA-splicing factor ATP-dependent RNA helicase DEAH1-like isoform X2 — translation MKERDAAHTRKLMERQLSKEEQEELIRRAEAMDKNDTSDLRNYSRQAYLQKRRDKKIDEIRDEIIDHEYIFQDVKLTEAEENDFRYKKKIYDLVKEHVDNTDDVPEYRMPEAYDMGEGVNQEKRFSVAMQRYKDPEGKDKMNPFAEQEAWEEHQIGKSKLQFGSKDKKQSGDEYQYIFDDDQIDFVKSSVIEGTQFEDDSDQETIDAKDILKRELQDERKTLPIYKFRDELLKAVDEYQVIVIVGETGSGKTTQIPQYLHEAGYTARGKVACTQPRRVAAMSVAARVSQEMGVKLGHEVGYSIRFEDCTSEKTMIKYMTDGMLLREFLGEPDLAGYSVVMVDEAHERTLSTDILFGLVKDIARFRPDLKLLISSATLDAEKFSDYFDSAPIFKIPGRRYPVEVHYTKAPEADYIDAAIVTILQIHVTQPPGDILVFLTGQEEIETVDEILKHKTRGLGTKIPELNICPIYANLPTELQAKIFETTPEGSRKVVLATNIAETSLTIDGIKYVIDPGFCKIKSYNPRTGMESLLINPISKASANQRAGRSGRTGPGKCFRLYTSYNYMHDLEDNTVPEIQRTNLANVVLTLKSLGIHDLVNFDFMDPPPSEALLKALEQLFALSALNSRGELTKTGRRMAEFPLDPMLSKSIVAAEKYKCSDEVISIASMLSIGNSIFYRPKDKQVHADNARLNFHTGNVGDHIALLNVYNSWKETDFSTQWCYENYIQVRSMKRARDIRDQLEGLLERVEIEVCSNASDLDAIKKAITSGFFHHSARLQKNGSYRTVKNPQTVFVHPSSGLAQLLPRWVIYHELVLTTKEYMRQVTELKPEWLVEIAPHYYQLKDVDDAGSKKLPKGQGRAAL, via the exons ATGAAAGAAAGAGATGCGGCGCATACTCGAAAG TTGATGGAGCGACAGTTATCTAAGGAAGAACAAG AGGAGCTTATCAGAAGAGCAGAAGCAATGGACAAGAATGACACTTCAGATTTAAG AAATTATTCGAGGCAGGCGTACTTGCAAAAGCGAAGGGACAAAAAAATTGATGAGATCCG GGACGAAATTATTGATCATGAATACATTTTTCAGGACGTGAAACTGACCGAAGCAGAAGAAAATGACTTCAG ATACAAAAAGAAGATATATGATCTTGTCAAGGAGCATGTTGACAATACAGATGATGTTCCTGAG TATAGAATGCCTGAAGCTTATGACATGGGTGAAGGTGTCAATCAAGAAAAGCGGTTCTCTGTAGCAATGCAGCGATACAA AGATCCAGAGGGCAAAGATAAAATGAATCCTTTTGCTGAACAGGAAGCATGGGAAGAACATCAAATAG GAAAGTCGAAACTGCAGTTTGGATCAAAAGATAAAAAGCAGTCTGGTGATGAATATCA GTATATATTCGATGATGATCAAATTGATTTTGTTAAATCATCGGTCATAGAAGGAACTCAG TTTGAAGACGATTCAGACCAAGAGACCATCGATGCAAAAGATATTTTAAAAAGGGAGCTCCAG GATGAGCGGAAAACCCTTCCAATCTATAAATTCAGAGATGAACTGCTCAAGGCTGTTGATGAATATCAG GTTATTGTCATAGTGGGAGAAACCGGCTCTGGTAAAACGACGCAAATACCTCAATATCTTCATGAAGCTGGATATACAGCAAGAGGAAAG GTTGCTTGTACGCAACCTCGTCGAGTGGCAGCCATGAGTGTTGCAGCAAGGGTGTCTCAAGAGATGGGTGTTAAATTGGGACACGAG GTTGGTTACTCCATAAGGTTTGAGGATTGCACCTCCGAGAAAACAATGATTAAATACATGACCGATGGAATGCTTTTGAGGGAGTTTCTTGGAGAACCAGATTTGGCTGGCTATAG TGTTGTCATGGTTGATGAAGCTCATGAGCGTACACTGTCTACTGATATCTTGTTTGGTTTGGTGAAG GACATTGCAAGGTTTCGTCCAGATCTAAAGTTGCTCATTTCAAGTGCAACCCTGGACGCGGAAAAATTTAGCGACTACTTTGATTCAGCTCCGATTTTCAAGATTCCTGGGAGGCGATACCCTGTTGAAGTTCATTATACAAAAGCTCCAGAAGCAGATTACATTGATGCTGCCATTGTCACAATCTTACAGATACATGTGACACAACCCCCTGGTGATATCCTAGTGTTCCTTACAGGGCAGGAAGAAATTGAAACAGTTGATGAAATCCTTAAACACAAAACTAGGGGCTTAGGCACAAAGATTCCTGAACTAAATATATGCCCTATTTATGCAAATCTGCCTACTGAACTACAAGCGAAGATCTTTGAGACAACCCCTGAGGGTTCTCGGAAAGTGGTCCTGGCCACTAATATAGCAGAAACTTCATTAACCATTGATGGTATAAAATATGTTATTGACCCAGGTTTTTGTAAGATCAAGTCATACAACCCCCGTACAGGCATGGAATCCCTGCTTATCAATCCTATCTCAAAGGCGTCAGCAAACCAGAGGGCAGGAAGGTCTGGACGGACAGGGCCAGGAAAATGTTTCCGTCTGTACACAAGTTATAActatatgcatgatcttgaggatAATACTGTTCCTGAGATTCAAAGAACCAACCTTGCGAATGTGGTACTTACACTAAAGAGTCTTGGTATTCATGACTTGGTTAATTTCGATTTTATGGACCCACCCCCTTCAGAGGCCTTGTTGAAGGCCTTGGAACAACTTTTTGCTCTCAGCGCACTCAACAGTCGTGGGGAGTTGACCAAGACTGGAAGACGAATGGCAGAGTTTCCATTAGATCCTATGCTGTCAAAGTCGATAGTAGCTGCCGAGAAATATAAGTGTTCTGATGAGGTCATCTCCATTGCATCTATGTTGTCGATTGGCAATTCTATATTCTATCGTCCGAAGGACAAACAAGTTCATGCAGATAATGCAAGGTTGAACTTCCACACTGGCAATGTTGGGGACCATATAGCTTTACTCAAT GTCTATAACTCGTGGAAAGAAACAGACTTCTCAACTCAATggtgttatgaaaattatatccag GTCCGTAGCATGAAGAGGGCAAGAGATATTCGAGATCAACTGGAGGGACTTCTGGAGAGAGTTGAGATTGAGGTTTGCTCAAACGCCAGTGATTTGGATGCTATTAAAAAGGCGATAACATCAG GTTTCTTCCACCATTCTGCACGTTTGCAGAAGAATGGTTCATATAGAACTGTTAAGAACCCGCAGACTGTCTTTGTCCACCCTAGTTCAGGATTAGCACAG CTACTTCCTCGATGGGTAATATATCACGAATTAGTTCTCACGACAAAAGAGTACATGCGCCAG GTGACGGAACTGAAGCCTGAATGGCTGGTGGAAATTGCTCCACATTACTACCAATTAAAAGATGTGGATGATG CTGGTTCCAAGAAACTACCCAAGGGGCAAGGACGAGCTGCGTTGTAG